The Acetivibrio saccincola genome window below encodes:
- the pglX gene encoding BREX-1 system adenine-specific DNA-methyltransferase PglX: MDKTAIRNFAVKARRKLIEDITHKAYEIGITKDKILDIETFEGGFRVKGRENGKTFKKYELKQRDKLIQNIKYKGFEQVIEEVAYTWFNRFIALRFMEINNYLPTGVRVLSSIEEGKTEPDIIQEALNIDLDLDPEIVYRLQDSNDTEDLYRYLLVKQCNQLGKIMPSVFEEIADYTELLLPDKLLAEGSVIRDLVEEIEEYDWKIELNEEEQKQEEEKGEHGIEIIGWLYQYYISEKKDEVFAGLKKNKKITKENIPAATQLFTPKWIVKYMVENSLGRLWLESHPNEELKAQWKYYLEEAEQEPEVQKQLDALKDPNLNPEDIKVLDPAMGSGHILVYAFDVLYEIYLSAGYSEREIPTLILEKNLYGLDIDDRAGQLATFALLMKARSKNRRIFRHKPKMNLCSIQESNDIPREAIEYLVNPKETELEKHIHRGDVEYLIEVFHDAKEYGSILDVKKIDFDALEKRIEEIRSNVPEDLFELQYREIILEKIPPLIQQAKIMSQKYDVVVTNPPYMGSRKSMNSSIKKFTEKNYPYSKADLYACFIEKCLEYAKNKLFVSMITQQSFMFTDDFKYLREMLLDNINIVCMAHLGSGVFPELSGEVVQTTTFIMRKLLINDYKGLFIRLTDLPGEQKEADLLNSNYHYSKYKNSDFKQIEGFPFSYWISDKMKTSFICNKKFEEVGIPRQGLATGNNEVFLRFWHEIKFCDIGFGFDSIENFHESKSKFAPYNKGGKQRRWFGNNDFLIRFDKPNFDILANQGNKLPSRQFYFKQCITWSDISGRNFAGRYCDKGFVFDVKGSSGFPNKDNIYYVLAFLNSKVVPKYIDALNPTLTTQVGDLKRIPIIQTDKTVKNLISNTTIENVKISKTDWDSFETSWDFKKHPLLTHKKEADTIEGAFTNWSNFAENQFNQLKANEEELNRIFIEIYGLQDELTPEVADEDITISKADRERDIKSFISYAAGCMFGRYSLDEEGLIYAGGDFDDKFRLRDGQWEIKTKEGWKKSRVNIVEHNVIPIVDGDYFEDGILERFVEFVKVSFGEETLEENLDYIAETLGRKANETSRQAIRRYFLKDFYKDHVRTYKKRPIYWLFDSGRQDGFKALIYMHRYDPSTVARVRTDYLHSLQKKYEAEINHLDILIDSDISQREKAAARKKKETILKQIEECRLYDEAIAHMANQRIEIDLDDGVKVNYAKFQGVEIPQGKGRKPLKADLLAKI, translated from the coding sequence GTGGATAAAACAGCCATTAGAAACTTTGCGGTAAAAGCAAGGCGTAAACTAATAGAAGATATAACCCATAAGGCCTATGAGATAGGGATAACAAAAGATAAGATCTTAGATATAGAAACCTTTGAGGGTGGTTTTAGAGTAAAGGGTAGAGAAAACGGCAAAACCTTTAAGAAATATGAATTAAAGCAGCGTGATAAGTTGATTCAAAATATTAAATATAAGGGCTTTGAACAAGTTATAGAAGAGGTTGCCTATACATGGTTTAACCGTTTTATTGCTCTGCGTTTCATGGAAATTAACAACTATCTTCCTACTGGAGTTAGGGTACTATCCTCAATAGAAGAAGGTAAGACTGAGCCTGATATTATCCAAGAGGCTCTAAACATAGACTTAGATCTTGATCCTGAAATAGTGTATAGACTTCAAGACAGTAACGATACAGAGGATTTATATAGGTATTTGTTAGTTAAGCAATGCAATCAATTAGGCAAAATTATGCCTTCTGTGTTTGAGGAAATCGCTGACTATACGGAATTACTCCTTCCTGACAAACTTCTTGCTGAAGGCTCTGTAATCAGAGATTTAGTGGAAGAAATAGAGGAATATGATTGGAAAATAGAACTAAATGAGGAAGAACAGAAGCAGGAAGAAGAAAAGGGAGAACACGGTATAGAAATTATTGGTTGGCTATATCAGTATTATATTTCTGAAAAGAAAGATGAAGTTTTTGCAGGCCTTAAAAAGAATAAGAAGATTACAAAGGAAAATATCCCTGCTGCTACCCAACTTTTTACACCTAAATGGATAGTAAAGTATATGGTAGAGAATTCATTAGGTAGGCTATGGCTGGAATCCCATCCAAATGAAGAATTAAAGGCTCAATGGAAATATTATTTGGAAGAAGCCGAACAAGAACCGGAAGTTCAAAAACAATTAGATGCACTCAAAGACCCCAACTTAAATCCAGAAGATATTAAGGTATTGGACCCTGCCATGGGCAGTGGCCATATATTAGTTTACGCTTTTGATGTTCTATATGAGATATACCTATCTGCAGGTTATTCAGAAAGAGAAATACCTACTCTTATATTAGAAAAGAACCTTTATGGTCTTGATATAGACGATCGTGCAGGCCAATTAGCCACTTTTGCACTTTTAATGAAGGCAAGAAGTAAAAATAGAAGGATTTTTAGGCACAAACCAAAGATGAACTTGTGCTCTATTCAGGAAAGTAACGATATTCCTAGAGAGGCTATCGAATATTTGGTTAATCCAAAAGAGACTGAACTAGAAAAACATATTCACAGGGGGGACGTTGAATACCTAATCGAAGTCTTCCATGACGCAAAAGAATATGGCTCAATTTTAGATGTGAAAAAAATAGATTTTGACGCTTTAGAAAAAAGGATTGAAGAGATAAGGAGTAATGTTCCAGAAGACCTTTTTGAACTGCAGTATAGAGAGATAATATTAGAAAAAATCCCACCATTGATTCAACAGGCAAAGATAATGAGTCAAAAATATGATGTGGTTGTGACTAATCCGCCGTATATGGGAAGCAGAAAAAGTATGAATAGTTCAATTAAAAAATTTACTGAAAAGAACTACCCTTATTCTAAAGCAGATTTATATGCGTGTTTTATAGAAAAGTGTCTAGAGTATGCAAAAAATAAGTTATTTGTATCTATGATAACCCAACAATCGTTTATGTTTACTGATGATTTTAAGTATCTACGTGAAATGCTCCTAGATAATATTAATATAGTTTGCATGGCACATTTGGGATCGGGAGTGTTTCCAGAGTTAAGTGGAGAGGTAGTACAAACGACAACATTTATAATGAGGAAGTTATTAATTAATGATTATAAAGGTTTATTTATAAGATTAACTGATTTACCAGGGGAACAAAAGGAAGCAGATTTATTGAATTCAAATTATCATTATTCCAAGTATAAAAATTCCGATTTTAAACAGATTGAGGGATTTCCGTTTTCGTACTGGATAAGTGATAAGATGAAAACATCTTTTATATGTAATAAAAAGTTCGAAGAGGTTGGCATACCAAGACAGGGCTTAGCAACTGGTAATAATGAAGTTTTTCTAAGGTTTTGGCATGAAATTAAGTTTTGTGATATCGGATTTGGTTTTGATTCTATAGAAAATTTTCATGAGTCAAAAAGTAAATTTGCACCATATAATAAGGGGGGGAAACAAAGAAGATGGTTCGGTAACAATGATTTTTTAATTAGGTTCGATAAACCTAATTTTGATATACTGGCAAATCAAGGCAATAAATTGCCATCTAGACAATTTTACTTTAAACAATGTATCACATGGTCCGATATATCTGGGAGAAACTTTGCAGGAAGGTATTGTGATAAAGGATTTGTTTTTGATGTCAAAGGATCTAGCGGATTTCCTAATAAAGACAATATATATTATGTTTTGGCCTTTTTAAATTCAAAGGTTGTCCCCAAATATATAGATGCATTAAATCCTACTTTGACAACACAAGTAGGTGATTTAAAACGAATTCCTATAATACAAACTGATAAAACAGTAAAAAACTTAATATCTAATACTACTATTGAGAATGTAAAAATATCAAAAACTGACTGGGATTCCTTTGAAACCTCATGGGACTTTAAAAAACATCCACTATTAACCCATAAAAAAGAGGCGGATACAATAGAGGGAGCATTTACCAACTGGTCTAATTTTGCTGAAAATCAATTTAACCAACTTAAGGCTAACGAGGAGGAACTAAATCGTATTTTCATTGAAATCTATGGACTACAAGATGAACTTACTCCTGAAGTAGCAGATGAGGATATAACCATAAGTAAAGCAGACAGAGAAAGAGATATTAAATCCTTTATCTCATATGCCGCAGGCTGCATGTTTGGACGCTACTCTTTAGATGAAGAAGGTCTAATATATGCTGGTGGAGACTTTGATGATAAGTTTAGGCTGCGTGATGGACAATGGGAGATTAAGACTAAAGAAGGTTGGAAAAAGTCGAGAGTAAACATAGTAGAACATAATGTTATTCCTATTGTTGATGGAGATTATTTTGAAGATGGTATTCTGGAGCGTTTTGTAGAGTTCGTAAAGGTATCTTTTGGTGAAGAAACATTGGAGGAAAATCTAGACTATATTGCTGAAACTTTAGGTAGGAAGGCCAATGAAACTTCAAGACAGGCTATTAGAAGATACTTTTTAAAAGACTTCTATAAAGACCATGTAAGAACATATAAAAAGCGACCTATTTATTGGCTCTTTGATAGTGGAAGGCAGGATGGGTTTAAAGCCCTTATTTACATGCACCGCTACGATCCTTCTACCGTTGCAAGGGTAAGGACTGATTATTTGCATAGTTTGCAGAAAAAGTATGAAGCAGAAATAAACCATCTTGATATTTTAATAGATTCGGATATCTCTCAAAGGGAAAAGGCTGCTGCAAGGAAAAAGAAAGAGACAATTTTAAAGCAGATTGAGGAATGTAGGTTATATGATGAGGCCATAGCCCATATGGCCAATCAAAGGATTGAGATTGATTTAGATGATGGCGTTAAAGTTAATTATGCTAAATTCCAAGGGGTAGAAATACCTCAAGGAAAAGGCAGAAAGCCGCTAAAAGCAGATTTATTAGCGAAGATATAA
- the pglZ gene encoding BREX-1 system phosphatase PglZ type A, producing the protein MNLLEVKKILEEIFNKEPVEGKKRNIVFWYDDEGEFAEDIEELKLDNAKIIKLADNNSFYIKYLLEKEDTESNYLLYSPSSKPMPRDNWLLDILKYSEEFSTDKATLIMRDFKVGDPSLRNVFKGYLKFFGNKERYRKFASYHIDKFTKEKVDIAVLSALCRLPVADFEQVVKKVLIEELEGENKYLEAIENFGNIDAFWDLVEKRYGYNYEERSLEKLTIMLLVTHLSYTLEEDMPTTWEEYVSPKRSDAIVFISNFMNHSTDGKYYDLLADRAQETLNVKGYLDKWDIDKYIECDTLRAFDEAIMDRIIGNLVEGVGEFDRYRKLINKRRTSHWFETYRNQYEALYFANELLEMEKRIGGVIKAETAHDLITAYTKEYYLMDYFYRKFYLHYDKVTDKDPFEKLAERIENTYTHWYLNELSIKWSAAVQEEMLEEYSLVGIKQQRDFYKDIVSPFTRNNERVFVIISDALRYEAARELLNLINKEVRGMAEIEFMQGVIPSTTKYGMASLLPRKELVVNDKSDIIIDGISTQGTANRGKIIANYSDNTQAISFSDMVDMRRADYKEAFEGKKLIYIYHDTIDAVGEVPQTEREVFDAVEKGFEDLVSLIKNLINHVSATNIIITADHGFIYRRSQLTEVDKISRFDAETIDAGRRYMLAEIDEDIPDTLPISMKYLFGQETKLKAIVPKGMIRYKVQGAGANYVHGGASLQEIIVPVIRFKNIRKDEYKATKVEVKLTNISRKITNRITYLEFFQTEVVDEKKVPLKLKLYFVDKEGNRISNENIIIADSRSKNPENRTYREKFTLRDMAYDKNKEYYLILEDEDETVEKIYERIPFTIDLLFTDDFGL; encoded by the coding sequence ATGAATTTATTGGAAGTAAAAAAAATATTAGAAGAAATATTTAATAAAGAACCTGTGGAAGGGAAAAAGAGAAATATTGTTTTTTGGTATGATGATGAGGGAGAATTTGCTGAAGATATTGAAGAACTTAAATTGGATAATGCCAAGATTATCAAACTTGCTGATAATAATTCCTTCTATATAAAGTATCTTCTTGAAAAAGAAGATACTGAATCTAATTATCTCTTATACTCCCCTTCATCTAAACCAATGCCACGGGATAATTGGCTGTTGGATATTCTGAAATACAGTGAGGAGTTTTCGACTGACAAGGCAACTTTAATCATGAGGGATTTCAAGGTGGGGGATCCTTCATTAAGAAATGTTTTCAAGGGATATCTAAAATTCTTTGGGAATAAAGAAAGATATAGAAAGTTTGCCTCCTACCATATAGATAAATTTACTAAAGAAAAGGTAGATATAGCAGTTCTATCTGCTCTATGCAGATTACCTGTAGCAGATTTTGAACAAGTTGTAAAAAAGGTTTTGATTGAGGAATTAGAAGGAGAAAATAAATATCTAGAGGCTATTGAGAACTTTGGTAATATAGATGCCTTTTGGGATTTAGTTGAGAAAAGATATGGATATAACTATGAGGAGAGATCATTAGAAAAATTAACGATTATGCTTCTTGTTACTCACTTATCTTATACTCTCGAAGAGGATATGCCAACTACATGGGAAGAGTATGTATCTCCTAAAAGGTCAGATGCCATAGTATTTATAAGCAACTTCATGAATCATTCCACCGATGGTAAATACTACGATTTACTGGCAGACAGAGCCCAGGAAACATTAAATGTAAAAGGTTATTTAGATAAATGGGATATAGATAAATATATTGAATGTGATACATTGAGGGCTTTTGATGAAGCAATAATGGATAGGATAATTGGGAACTTAGTAGAAGGTGTCGGAGAATTTGATAGATACCGTAAATTAATCAATAAAAGAAGGACAAGCCATTGGTTTGAAACATATAGAAATCAATATGAAGCCTTATACTTTGCTAATGAACTCCTTGAAATGGAAAAGAGAATTGGTGGAGTTATTAAGGCTGAAACTGCCCATGATTTGATTACTGCTTATACTAAAGAATATTATTTAATGGACTATTTCTACAGGAAGTTTTATCTTCATTACGATAAAGTTACTGACAAAGATCCTTTTGAAAAACTTGCAGAGAGAATTGAAAACACCTATACCCATTGGTATCTGAATGAACTCTCAATAAAATGGTCCGCAGCGGTTCAGGAGGAAATGTTAGAAGAATACTCTTTAGTAGGTATTAAACAACAAAGGGATTTTTACAAAGACATTGTTTCTCCATTTACAAGGAATAACGAAAGAGTATTTGTAATTATTTCCGATGCTTTAAGATATGAAGCAGCAAGAGAACTCCTTAATCTAATTAATAAAGAGGTAAGGGGTATGGCAGAGATTGAGTTTATGCAAGGAGTCATCCCTTCAACTACAAAATATGGTATGGCAAGTTTGCTTCCAAGAAAGGAATTGGTGGTCAATGATAAATCAGATATTATTATTGACGGTATCAGTACCCAGGGAACAGCAAATAGGGGAAAAATAATCGCCAATTATAGTGATAATACTCAGGCAATATCATTTAGTGACATGGTAGATATGCGTAGGGCAGATTACAAGGAAGCCTTTGAAGGGAAAAAACTAATTTATATATACCATGACACAATAGATGCCGTTGGGGAAGTGCCTCAGACGGAAAGAGAGGTTTTTGATGCCGTAGAAAAGGGTTTTGAAGATTTAGTATCGCTAATCAAAAACCTAATAAACCATGTAAGTGCTACAAACATAATAATTACTGCAGATCATGGTTTCATATACAGACGTTCTCAATTAACAGAAGTAGACAAGATTAGCAGATTTGATGCTGAAACCATAGATGCCGGCAGGAGATATATGCTTGCAGAAATTGATGAAGATATTCCAGATACATTACCTATTTCTATGAAATATCTTTTTGGACAGGAGACAAAATTAAAAGCCATTGTTCCAAAAGGTATGATTAGATACAAGGTTCAAGGGGCAGGAGCCAATTATGTCCATGGTGGAGCATCTTTGCAGGAGATAATTGTTCCTGTAATAAGATTTAAGAATATCCGTAAAGATGAGTATAAAGCCACTAAGGTCGAAGTGAAGTTAACCAATATTTCAAGGAAGATTACAAATAGAATCACCTATTTGGAGTTTTTCCAAACAGAAGTGGTAGACGAAAAGAAAGTGCCATTAAAACTAAAACTTTATTTTGTAGATAAAGAAGGTAACCGTATCTCTAATGAAAACATTATAATTGCTGATAGTAGGTCGAAAAACCCTGAAAACCGCACTTATAGAGAGAAGTTTACATTAAGGGATATGGCTTATGACAAGAACAAGGAATATTATTTAATTTTAGAAGATGAAGATGAAACCGTAGAAAAAATATATGAGCGAATACCTTTTACGATAGATTTGCTATTTACAGATGACTTTGGTTTATAA